Below is a window of Trichosurus vulpecula isolate mTriVul1 chromosome 4, mTriVul1.pri, whole genome shotgun sequence DNA.
ttgttgttgttttgggactagtaatagctagcatttctatagaactttaagctttgcaaagcacgtTGTATGTGTTTTCTCAGTTGATTGAGCATtagcttaattttatttcttcagtgaacaaaaattcattttctctatcccatttcccctccttccacataaaaagaaagaaataagctcATAATAAATATGTCAAGCAAAACGAATTCTTgcattggccatgttcaaaaatgtatgcctcattatGTATCTTGAATCCAAAATCTCTTTTGTGGATAGTATGCTCCATGATCCCTCCTTTGCTTGGTCATGCATTGATCAGggtccttaagtctttcaaagatgtttatttttacaatgttgttattgtatacataGCTctgctggttcttctcacttcactttgtatcagttgatTGCAGTCActgcaggtttctctgaaactatacttttcatcatttcttttggcacaagagtattccattatatttgtataccataatttgttcagccattccccagttgatacaCACCCCCTTTAGTTTCTTGccctttgtcaccacaaaaaggtctgatgtaaatattttcatttacataggctcttttcctctttctttaatgaGCCTGATAATGGTATCACTACATCAAAAGATAAGCCCAGTTTAGTGCCTTTTGGtatataattacaaattgctttccagaatgacttaCCCAATTCACAGCTTGACCAAAAAATGTGTTAAGgtgccttcccccactcccagcccACTCCCTGCAGCCCTTCCAATAtgtccattttccttctttttggtaGGTATGAgagagaacctcagagttgccttaatttacatttctctaattagtaaacttttatatgactattgatagtttggatttttttttcctttgagagctGCTTTTCCATCTCTTTTGCACAAAATGctacatactatacatatatagtctCACTTCATCCTCGACAATTCTATTATGTAGTTactagtattatcctcattttacatatatggaAACCAAATCTGAgacaggttaaattacttgcccagggtcacacagctattaaatgcctAACATAGTatttgaactgaaatcttcctgAGTCAAGGCCCAACTCTCTATCTATTGCCCCAGCTAGCTGCCTATCTATAACTTCATTTCATGATTTAGACCTGAAGTGGTCAGATAGGGCTGACTGAGTTTCCCCAATGAACACAtacctctctcacacacacaataTTATTATAGATCTATCTCTTCAAAATCCCCTAGTCAAAATTTATAGTCCAATATCCACCAGCACCTGGAATCTAGAAACACAGAGCCTTTGTTTAAAGAACTTTCACTCTTCCAAAGTAAAGAGTCTGATTCTTTCTAACATGTCTATATATGGCAGTCCCTAACTCCACTCCCATCCTTTTGCTTGTCCTATTTGgatgttttccatttcttttatagctttctattttaaaaaaaaaattataaaacacttcatGTTGAATAGCAGTACAACCAACCAAACGTGCTTGATAACTATTTATGTATTAATGAATGCATTTCAACATGCAAAGtataattttctgtttccctctggATTCTTTGGCCATATATTGTTCACTTTTCCTCTCTTATGGCTGTAGTTAGGGTATACGTCAATTTTCTGCTTCTACCTTTGCATTCTGCATTTTTTCATTAaggtctttctagattttttccatatttttcataCTTGTTGGTCTTAATTGACCGATAGTATTCTACCACCTTACTGTACCACAATTTACCATTATCTTAATTGAATGTTtcctttgcttccattttttttataattacaaTACTGCTATGAAAATCTTTGAAAATATAGCAGTTTTTTGTCCTTAATTACACTATGTGACTGTATTCCCAACTATGGAGATATTAGATTTAAAGGGTGTGATTGTTTTGGTAACTTTTGCTATAGAATGCCAGAATGCTCTCCAAAAGTATTCTATGTGTTTGAAGTTTTCCCAGCTTTGAATGAATGTACCTGTTTCTCCACAACCCTACCAGCATTGGTTGTCATTACTTTCAATTACTTTTGATGATTTGATGAGTATGCCATAGTATCTCTCTTGAGGAAAGTCACATCTACTACTGATTCCAGTGGAATCCTGATTTTTAACCCTGATCCATCTAGAGAAACGTTTGCTTAGTTTCCTGTCTCTAAGTCAGTTTCTGTTGTCACTCAGTtgtgtcagtcatgtctgaccctttatgACTTGTTTGGagcattcttggcaaagattctggagtggtttgccatttccttctccagctcattttacagatgaagaaactgaggcaaacagggttaagtgacttgccccgggtcacctagctaggaagtgtctgaggctgaatttgaattcaggtcttcctgactccaggcctggctctttatacactgtgccacctagctgccctctaagtCAGTTCCCTATTAAAGCAAAAAAGTCCATCTCTCAATTCCATGATGACtcaattttttaatgtttcatttattCAAGGGTTACTTGATGTTAAGTACATACTGACTATGACcccagaaagtcatttaacctctaagtgtCCCCCAGAGCAACTTTAAGATTGTGAGTCAGAATAGTTGCTCATAAGTTTTGGGTGAAGAAATTTCTTTAATCCAAATCGATTAAAACTGCTAAACCACTggtctagaccaaaaaaaaaaatggccatgCTTTTTGCCTAGAGCAGTCCTTTCCAGACATGCCAACTCCAACTCATCCCAATCCAGTGGACTTTTTAACAAAGGAAAGTccttaagcaaaaccaaccagtGTCAGAATACGCACTATTCAGTACCCATAAGTCCCTTAGTCTTCCATCTCTTCAGGAAAAAGAGAAGCTCCATCTCTTTAACCCTCCTTAGGACCAAGAACAGTTATTACAATTATCTAGTTGAGGCTTTTGTCTCAGTGGCCTTTTTCtatatattattgtagtcattatatatGCTTTTTTCTTAGTTTCTGCTTTtattctctttgcatcagttcatattgatTTTCCCAAGTTTCATAGAAtctctcttattttttgtttccttcaaaggCCTATGATATTCATGATCTTTacattccacaatttgtttagctatcccCCAGTCAAAGGGCGccaatcccctcaatttacaaatgaggaaatggaagcccatcATACCAGCTCCAacaccctagacaagtcattcaacctttctttgcctcagtcccttcatctgtcaaatgagggggttggagttgATAGTCTCTAAGGTCGCATCCAGGtataatctatgattctacaagccaacatttattaagggctgaCTGTgggccagggatacaaagaaaggcaaaagcagtccctgccttcaaggaggttagattctaatggagaagacaacaagtAAACAGCTACATACCTACAGGTATATGACTGGACATTATCTCGAGGTTAGGGCCCAAATGCACTAGCAATGCTTGGGAGGGACAGGACCCTGCTAAtgataggatttgagctgagtcttgaaaagaAAATCTTGAAGCTACTTAGTAACAAAATCAGGGTTGGGATCTAAGTCCCCTGTTCATTCCAACACTGTCTTCCTTATACCAAGCCGTGGTTGGTTAGGAAGGGTGCTGAGGAACCCAGGACCCTTACTAGCTTTGCACAATTAAACTATTAGCTTGCGGAATGGTACTCCACTTAAATTGGTGAAGGaggtgaagtgtgtgtgtgtgtgtgtgtgtgtgtgtgtgtgtgtgtgtgtgtgaaagagaggggaggaagggagagagagagagagagggagagagagagagagagagggagagagagagagagagagaaagagagagagagagagagagagagagagagagagagagagaggttgctCTCTTCGGTTCTTTTCCctgtacaaaaataaaatatgcccCAATGCATAGCCTGAGGCCTCAGAATTTCTTTGGATAGGAGTTGGGGTAAGGCAGCCCTTTCTGAAATGTTTGCCTGTCATCTTGAGGGTCTGCAGATTTTGGATTAGTTTACACTAGTTAATAGAAACAGGAATGTCCCCTGAAGAGGGCACCAGATTTGGTCAAAGGACTCCAGATCAaatgcaagctctgccacacactGCTTGTGTGATGCCCAGCAAATCTTAACCTCACTAGACTAACATTCTTTGTATGCTTCCAAAAGCTGGATTTCTGGGACTCCATCCTTGTAAAATATTCTCTAAATTTAGCCTCTCTACCCTGAtgtttagtcagtcaacaagcattcgtaaacacctactatgtgccgggcacatTGTGCtacgtgctggggatacaaaaccccAAATAACTCCAAGTTAGATTCCAACATAAATATGTTAAATCATTcttacttaattcctccctcttGAGGGGTCAGGCAGCAAATAAAGGTCCCAAAATCACTTACgtaaaaatcagaagcaaaagAAACCCATCAGTGTAAACACATAAGCTCTACCTCCCCATTGGGCTCATATCTCTCTGTCGGTCTCTCTcttctcggtctctctctctttccctttctctctctctccccctgcccttctctctcctcccctccccccttctctctctccttctctctccaatcCCCTTCACATGTGGGAGGGGCCAGGGCTTCTAGTGCCAAGGTAAGTTGATTGCTGGCAAGAGACTGGATCTGGAAGGGAAAGTGGGCCAGCAGGCCCCCTGGGAGAAGAAGGTGAAATTGGGGACAAGTTTAGCCAATCTAGGATGTCTGAGCCCTCTGAAATAATTCAACAGTACAGATAATTCAAAGGTTGCCCCTATTTGATTTGGCAGCATCTTATatatcacccttcccccaccccacccccagcagaatTACTTTCCCAAATATGTCATCCTTTGATTGGTTGCCTTGTTTTCCTGAATGTTTACCATATGGGTAAAGACATCAAGCAGCCAGGTATGTAAATGGCCTGACCAATATTTTATACCATTCAATTGAGCAAGCATTTGTGGTCTCTAGCAAGGGCCAGGTGCTGTCAaagcaagacaaaaacaaaacaatccctgccctccaggagcttatgttctatccaGGAGGGAAATCATGTACACAGTAAAATAAATGGTAAACATCTACAAAGTATATTTTTAGGGAGAACACTAACATACTGGGAAATAAGGAAAGGTTGTAGGAGGTGGCCTTTTGATGATGCAAAGGCTGAGTGGttggtttttgttctgtttcgttttgttttaaatttgtattttgttaaCCCTACATATAGGGCGCAGGGGGAGGAAATACGATAACAGTAGTCCTCATATTTATATAACCTGGAATGGCTACTATCaaccacagacatttattaagcaccatgtaCCAGGCGTTAGGTGGCTGCGAAGctacaaagacagaagcaaaaggccctgccctcaaagagtttgtatTCTATCCAAGGAGACACCCTGTTCATGGATATGTAAAAcccaaatgaagagtcagacatgacttaaaaatgCTGAGCAACAAATacccaaaataaatacaaggtaatctggagagggagagaggactgCAGCACTAGTTTCTGGGAGGATCCTCAGGCTTCATGCAGGAGGTGGTACTTGGGCTGCCTTGAAAGAAACTAAAGATTCTTCATGTTTTGCACAGGACTTTACACCCATTATCCTGGAAAGATAGgcggtattatccccattttacagatgaggaaactgaccagCAAATCTCAAGAGGCAGATAAGGATAGTCTCCTCGATTGGGTTCACCACACCTAGATGCCATCTACGTGAGGCAAATAGCCAGCTTAAGAGTGATTGGATTTCACTGGGGGTGGGTTAAAAAAGGGAAGGCCCTGGGGTGAAAAATGGGTCGAAAATACTTTCTCTGAACTTAATCAGGCTTTGTTTATCTACCCTAGTGAGTTGTGCCTGCGGGACTTTTTGAGCCCTAAGAGGTGCTGGGCTTGGCATCTGAAAGACAGTTATTTTATGTGAGGACTGACAAGTGACTCCACTAGCTCAGGGCTTTAATAGGGTGTTAAACTCAGTAGTTACTGTGGTAGGATCGGCCAGCAGCCAGTTGACATCAGGCTTGACAATTTGACAAAATCAAGCCCCATTAAGATCATGGGCCAAGCGGTTTTATGGAAACCACCGTAAAAGACCCATATTAAAGTAATAATGagttattctgtttttaaagagtGAGGCACAGACCACTTATGCAAGCTATTTTACAAGGCCAGGGCATTAGAAAAAGTTAATAGTCAACCCTATCTTCCCTAGCAGAGACTTTCCCAAGGAAGGAAAGACCTCTTACCTCCCAGAAATCTTTAAAAACAATGGCTCCTCAAGCAGAAATGTAAATGCAGCAACCCCTCCCCTTTGAAGAATTCCAAATATTTCCTCATTCCTACTCATCCAGAGACGACTTGAGCAGTCCAAAGGAGAGTTGGGTTAGCTGAGCCAGACTGGATCCAACACCTTGGGAAGAATCGATCTGCTCTCAATTTAGCACTAGTGCAAAACTCTTTCACCAGCAACTTTGCAAGTTAAGTGGTAGTTTTCACAATCACTTATCTGCCCATAGCAGACCCAGGGTACTTCCTAGCCAAAGATTATTGCATATTTCCAAAAGTTAGATTTTGGTGATTCCTTCCCTGAAAATAGCCTTAGCCTTAAACCTTTGGTCTGAACAAAATAACCgtgaaaacaaaactgaaaagggcctcatttattcattcattcaacaagtattcattaagagGCTACTATTTCCAAGTAGTGTTTGTTCTAGTGAcaaggaatgcaaagacaaaaaatctGTCTTCTCCAAGAGCTTGCATTCCACTGAGGAATGCTGTATCAATAGTAATAACTGCTATCtatgtggtggttgtttttttagctttgcaaagtactttacaaacaagAGCTCATTTAAGCCTCAAAGCAACCCTGTGAAGTGAGGGCtggaggtattattatccttttttcaCAGATTAGAAAACTAGCTCAGAGAGGTTGACTGCAGGGATCTATCAATCAGCTGGCTTCTATTTAAGGCCTGCTAAGAGCTGGAGGGATCTCataggtcatctcatccaattcccgaattttacagatgaagaagctgaatcctagagaaattaagtgatctgcccaagttACATGGCAGAGCTGGATTCCATCTCAGGTTCTATGATTCCAACTTCATGGGCAAAGCTCAGCATTACCATCCATCGTCACAGAATTGGCAGTGCCAAAGACAAGATTGGCACCCACATCTTCCCAATATCTGGTCAAACACTATCCAAGCTTCTCCAGGACTTTCTATTAAGTCCCGtccccactcttcatgaccccatttgggcaaattgtggcaaagatatggaatgatactccagctcattttccagataagaaaactgaggcaaatagggttaagtgacttgcccagggtcccacagctagtaagtgtctgaggccgaatttggactcaggtctttctgactccaggctctatctgCTGCCCACAGGGCACAGATACACAATTACAAAGTAATACCAAGTAGTTTCCAGAGACAGAGACCACTAACAGCTGGGAGAGGTTAAAGGAAAGGCCTTCCCATAGGAAGGAATCCCAGAGCTGGGTTTGAAGGCCAAAGAGGTTCTCAGAACCAATGGTGAGGAGGAGACAGTGCTTCTGAGACTAGGAGCTAGGCGGTGCGAATGTATGGAGacagatggaatgttgtgtaccAGGACCAAGCCAgcatccttctttcctcccacaaGTCATGTATTCCCCatgggagactgagaaggaaggcTCATACAGCAACAGGTTCGGCACTTGAACTTTGAAAGGGAAGGGGGGTTTGGGGAGAGGACTGGAGGCAAGCAAAGCGGGGAGAGGAAGCTGCCAGGAGgttggtgggtgggaggggaaatgATGGTGAACACGGAGCTCACGTCATCCGGGTTCCCAAACGGGAGATTTCCAACATGGGGTCACTCGGGGACTTCAGGAGACTTCCGTTTGGGGAAATTCCTGGCACCAACCCAGGGCCAGTGGAAGGAGCATTTGGAGGGCCAGATGCTTTAAGGGCAAGTTGAAGTCCTCGGTTGGGACCAAAGACAGGGATCAAATGAGTCTCTGGCTACGGCGCCCGGGGATTGCCTTCTCTAAGCACGGGCCAAGAACCTCGAGGTTCGCGCGGGTCTCGAGCTATGGCCCCACTCTCCCTCCCACAGTGCGTGCGTGTACGCCTGTGTGCCGCTGTCTGCAGATGTCCCTAGAGTAGCTGACACTTGGAGAGCCAGGCAGGGAACCCTGGCCGCCGAGGGTGAAGTCCAGTGATGCTGTGGGCTCTTCCCCAGGGTGCCACCTCCCCCGGGCCCTATCCCcgccccctttctccctctctctcccgcCCAGGGTTCAGGCTCAAGGCCCCATCCCAGCCCGGCCCCGGAATCTCTCTGCCTAGCTCCCCACCCCTATCCCAGCTGCAGAGAAAACCGGGAGGAGCGGATTGCGTGCCCGAAACGCCCAGGCCCCGATCTGGGCATGCTCTGTAGTCGGGACGGGTTCTTGGTCACCAGTAAGAAGCTTTCTCTCCGTGGCGGTGCGGGTACCTCGGCTGCTCAGACCGCCGCTGTTCCGCTGGGCATGAGCCGGCTCTGGGCTGGGCCACCCCAGGCTGGCggggctggagggaggaggagggagagctggGAGCCTAGGCTGGCCACGAGGCGGAGCCGAGCCCGGTGAGAGGCTAATCAGCCCTGGTCCCAGCCCGAGCGGGCAGGCGCGGAAGGGAACCCACGCAGGAGATGCCTCCTGCTCCCCGGCTAGCTAGGGAGCTGGGGGTGCAGGCACACAGGCTGGAGACCGGCCGGGGTCGGGACAGGAAAGAGGAAGACAGGACCAATAGCCCCACCCCGCTTGTCGCTTTCTCTCGCAGAAAGTCACGGTCATAGTTGTACGCACAGACAGACCCGCCCCCGCCCCCGTTTGGCTTGGGgaaccgggggggggggggagataaaagaaaggggCTACGGCAGCAAGCTGTAAAATACAAAACTAGTGGCTGCCCCGCTGTTAGTGCCCCCTCTTCCTCCAAGACGATGTAAAAGTGTTGTATCCAgaaaggttgtgtgtgtgtgtgtgtgtatttcttagAGGAGGGGGTCGCAAAGAAGCTCCAATCGCGAAACTGTAAGAAGcagcttccctctccctctcaccccctcccccttcattaAAAGTCTCCGAGCGTCCATTGCTGTGCATCACCCTCCTCAGTCTCTTTCTGGTCCTCAGGAAGGACTAgcagggggcggggtggggtggggggagtactGGGTGGGGTGAGAAAGGAAACCCCGACGCCTCTGCTCTCCGCCCAAGTGCCCCCTTTCCAAGTGGAGTCCTGGGCGGCGAGGGAGTGGACTCAGGTTTTCTCTGGTCTCCTGCTGGCCCCGCTGTCGGGGGCAGGGGGCGGGTGGGGGTGGAAGGGCGAGGGGAGGAGGAGGCTCGGTTTCCCCGGACCGGCAGCCAGAGCAGCCGCCTTGCAGCCAGCCCGCCGGCAGGAGGGAGTCTCGCTCCCGGTGGATGGCCGGCTTGGCGGCTTATTCTGACcagtctttctttctccttctcactGTGTCTCCCTCTCTGCTCCCGCCCAGGATTACCGAGAGGATGGGATGGATTTAGCCAGTGACGCTTGCAGCAGCAGCCGCTCCAGCTCACGGTCCAACTCCAGCAAAGTGACCCCGTGCTCCGAGTGCAAATCCTCCTCTTcgccctcctcttcctcctcccccggTAGCCTGGACTTGGTGGCTGCCCTGGAGGactatgaggaggaagagagtttccAGGTCTATCAGAAGAAGGTGATTGATGagtgggaagaagaagaggacgaagaggaagaggaggaggaagaagaggaggacaaCGAAGATCAAGGGTACAGGGACTACGGACACAGCGCCGGGCACGACCGCTATGAAAAGCCGGCCAACCGGAGGAGTTACGCGAAGGAGCTGGGGGGTGTGAAGCCCCCCACCTCCATCAGGAGCACCGTCAGCAACCCCCCcaccggcggcggcggcggcggcaccGGCACTGGCGCCCGGAGCACCGTCATGCCGCCCCCAGTCCCCAATGGCAACCTCCACCCCCCTCCGGACCTCAGGCACAACGGCAACGTGGTGGTGGCCGATCGGCCACTGACAGGACACCGGGGAGGCCACCCCAACCCCCTGCAGAAAGGCCGGCCTGCCGGGGGGAAGCTAGGCGGCCCGGGCCCCGGGTCCGCGGGGCTCCTCCCGCTTCACCCCTTGGATAGTGGGACTTGTCTCAAGGAGGAGCCCCAGCTCCCCACTATGGACTGGGAGGCTTTGGAAAGGCATCTCGCCGGCTTACAATTTCAGGAACAGGAGGGGCGCAACCAGAGCCAAGGGAAACCAAACTCCACCTCGGTAAGTTGCTTGGCTGTCCTTAATATACTGTGTGCGGAGAGAGAGAGCGAGGATCTTGGCCCATTCATTCTGTtgccctcccccattccctcccaTCCTTTGCTCACACTCTCTGTAGACTAAGCTGTCTGGCTTTTCAggatggggggcggggtggggagtagggaaagggagaaactgagacGGAGGGAGGGCCGCGCAAAGTCTTGGATTCATGGAACCAGCGACTCATCCCCCTGGTATGGACTTTTGCAGACGACAGCGGTGCTACCCGGTGGGGTGAGTCACCGGGGCGATGCTTGGCACCCAGACCCGGCGGCTCAAGGGAAGACTTCAGGCGGTTGCAGTTGCCGCCGCCGGAGTCCCTGAGATGCAGCTGTTGGGTGGTGGTGGGGTTTTGCTCCCGGTTCTGGGGGCACACGGCCCTCCACCCCAGTGCCCCGAAGCGAGCAGGAAGGCACCTCGCCCTTCTCCTGTGTGCTCGGTAGTTGGACCGTTCTCTCGGATCCGCAGGGACTTGGGGCTTTCCTGAAATCGACGCTATTGTTTGACTGGGAGACCGGGAGAAATTGACTTGCCCTGGCTTCTGGGAGACGCAAGCGTTTGCCTTCTGGGAGCTTGCCCCCTTTCAGGGTGCCTACCTCCCCGTTTTGAAAACGGGGCCACCTCCAGTCCTTCTCACAGGCAACTGCCTTCAATTCAGGAAACCCAGACAAGGGGGAGGAgtatggggaggaaggaggaggagggagagaggagagggctgCTATGTGAGCATCTGTAATAGGAATCCTGGACAGGTTAGCACATGTCCCAAATCCTTTTTGCCCATGAGAGAAGGACAGATATCTTCTTCTTTAAGGAGACTGGAGCTCCCCATTTATCACTGTTTTGAGATACAGCACCAGTTGCAATTTAAAATCATTAATGACGCCCTCCAATGCAACTGAGGGGCAGAGTTTAAATGAGCTTCTCTGTGTGACGGCTGTAAGGAAGCAGCAGAAAATGCTTGCCTTGCAGGTATAATTTTCAGACTCCAGGGCCCTGGGGCTAGTGGAAATTGGGTGCATGCACTTCTGACACCAGGGGTGAGGATCGTAACTGCATTTCCTAGAAAAAATTGGAACCattgcggggtggggggggcaccTTTCAACAGGGCTGCTGCTTGCACAAGCTACTGCCTGGACTCCCCGGAGAAAGTGCATATTAAATTAACATAACATCAAAATGTTTTAATTATGGCTGTTGAGTTTACCACTGCCATTCTCCTCTTTGTGACTTGAAGACATGGAATCTTTCAATCAAAGCCAAATACTCCCACTTGTACTGGGGAAATagcacagctctctctctctctctctctctctctctctctctctctctctctctctctctctctctctccccctccttattCTATTTAGTCCTTTACAGATAAAATATCTCCTCCTAGCCTTTCCTGACAGTGAAGGGAcagctttttattctttttatttactgTTGTATCCCTGGTGATGACATTTGTGCAATCCGGGGGCACATGAAATTTTGATATTTAGAAATCCAGGCATCCATCAGCACTGGGCCTATGCTTTGATGCTTGTTGACAGTGGGTTTATTGCATGTAGAATAAGGCTGTTCACAAGCTGAACTTATGACTAGGGCTGGAGTCCCACAGAGAAGTTGTTCaatatggttgttgttgttgttgaatggtATATAGGAAGCAGCTGGGGAAAATGAGAGGAGATTATTGGTTTAGCTCTGGAAGGGATTTAGGAGGTCATGT
It encodes the following:
- the LOC118847039 gene encoding schwannomin-interacting protein 1-like, with amino-acid sequence MDLASDACSSSRSSSRSNSSKVTPCSECKSSSSPSSSSSPGSLDLVAALEDYEEEESFQVYQKKVIDEWEEEEDEEEEEEEEEEDNEDQGYRDYGHSAGHDRYEKPANRRSYAKELGGVKPPTSIRSTVSNPPTGGGGGGTGTGARSTVMPPPVPNGNLHPPPDLRHNGNVVVADRPLTGHRGGHPNPLQKGRPAGGKLGGPGPGSAGLLPLHPLDSGTCLKEEPQLPTMDWEALERHLAGLQFQEQEGRNQSQGKPNSTSTTAVLPGGVSHRGDAWHPDPAAQGKTSGGCSCRRRSP